The Coccinella septempunctata chromosome 9, icCocSept1.1, whole genome shotgun sequence genomic interval TTTACCCATGGCTGTGGCTTTCCACGCAAAGTAAGCGCCAGATGGGTCACACTGGAATAAATATGGTCTATTGTTGTCCCATCCACAAATCAACAGGGAAACGCCAAACGGTCTGACACCTCCAGATTGAGTGTATTCCTGCATAACGGCTGCAACTCGCTGGACCAACTGAACAGTTGGGATAGGTTCTCTGTATACCAGAAAGTATTGTGTAGCCATCTTACGGGCTTCTTTCACCAACAGGCGGTAATCAGGTCCCATGCCTACAATTATTACGTGATATCCAAATGTCTTACGACGATTCTAAATGGAATGAGTCTTTTACGAGTAATTACCTGAATATACCATTCCAATGTGATCTGTTATCATCTCAACTTTGTGAACACTATGTTCCTCATAAAGTATggatttatgtttgttttctgttgcgataACTACACCATTAGAAGCTTTGATTCCTACAGAAGGTGCTCCAGCCGCAACTGCAGCTAAGGCATATTCAATTTGCACCAACTTTCCAGAAGGACTGAAAGTCGTTAGAGAAAAACTGTACCGTTCCGTAGCCATTCTTAACttataagaattgaaatacttaaAATAACTAACAACTCTTGATGTTGCGGTTAATAATGACAaatcaaaataattcaattgaCAGATATTTGACAATCAGGATGAGATGCTTTTTTCAGAGAtatcttctatatctctggctTTTTTGCATGATTGATCATAGAAAGATATGAAATTCGGAAAAGTCCAACTCAAATATTCTGaacaaataataatttcataatttcccataaattttcaatgatttctGTGAGAAATGAAACAAAGTTATTCATTTATACAAATCTAACAACCACTTAACACGTTATTTTTATAATctcaataaatttcataaataaataacaatATTGATCCTTTCCGTAGGAATGCTCAAAATTCCCTCGCCTTTAAACAAATTTGGAATAATTATTAAATAGTTTTCGatcagaaaatttaaaatgaggTGGCAGCACTAGCTCATCTCGCTGTCTCTTTTCTTCAAATCACAAATTATCAAAAAGAAAACGAAAAGGTTTATGCGTAATGGCGTTTGTTAATATTTTTGccttttgaagttgaaaacgtTTCAATAATTGCGTTAAATATAATTAATTTAGCTTAACATCAATACATAATATTGTTGTGCGTTAAACTGAAGTTTTTCGGTATAAATAGCGCAGATTTATTTTACATAATATGTGTATGATTGAGTTTTTGTTGTCAGGAAACCTTAACAGACTGTGATATTAATATTAGTTTTATAACGAATAAGTTGCTTTatatacaaaaatttttgattatttattgTACATCTAGAGTAGGACTATAGTAGACTTTTCCAAGTGTAACCAAAGAGAGATTCGACATGTCACAGACGGAAGACGCTGAAAATTTAGATAAAAATGAGAGCAAAACTGAACTTGTTAAGAAAGGTGAGTTAAAACATTGGTGTACATCATTTTTGTATCGAAATATTATTAATTCCACTCGGTACTAGGTTACACTGATTGTTCCACCTTTAAAAAAAGAAAGTTCCTTGTCAAAAACAGGTATTGGTCCATTTCTTTCATCTGGATCTTCGCATTTTTTGCACAATTTTTTCATTAGTCATTATTACATTCTAAAACATGCAGATTCAGCTGATTGAATGGGTGATAATGGAAAGGAACCAAAAATATTTGTAATATAGATGTTTTCTTTAACAAAAAACCAGTTTGatctgattttacttcttccaATATGGAGCAACAGTTAATTGTTATTTTCTTTGAAGAAATTACAAAAGTATTATTCACAGATCGATTTGGTCAATGGAAAGTTGGGTCCACCGACTTATGAATCAAAGCCTTAACTACGTTGAAAATTCACCAAACACTGTTACCAAGAAGATTCTCCCTTAAACTTGAAAATGATTGGCAGAATGCATTGAAATCTAATTGTCCTGAAAGTGAAAAGATTCCATTCCAGTCACTTGAAATTTGAATCTCCAATAGGTTTTTCAATGTATAGATTAGATTAAtgaacatttttatttttgtgttaGAACAAAGGAAATTGACATCTAGATACAACTTATCATGTTTAGACAAACATCTGTAGCACATTGTATCTGATGGTTAATGTGTAATGTTCAATTcttcattaattttgaaaaaaggaTATCGTTCTATGCGGAACGGGTGGATATGAAGATCAGTGGAAAATCATATGTCAACTTAAAATTGGAATGAATGGCGCAAATGATTTAATTTCAACAAATATCTGAAATTAAATTTCCAGAGCACAATCGTTTTCCACATACAATACTATACCAACCATCTTATTTAGAAGGGTGAAATTGTCTCGTAATTGACTTGACTAACATATCTAAAGACTGGGACAGAATTTTTGACTTGTCCGTCTTCTATTCTTGGTATATTTGAATTAGCAGCTTTTATTTGTCctagaatttcagttttcattgtGGGACTTGTAGATTTTGAGAATGGAATGGAACAAACGGTCGAAATGCTTCACAAAGGTTGaatattctgaaataatttttttattcaagagATCCTTTTAATAATGGACCCTTGAGTGAAATTTTTAGCTTGTTTTTAATGCTGCCCTTGTTTATAGCCCTAAAACACTGAAAGGCTTGTATTTTTTTAGCAATAACAATTCAAGCATAATCATTCGTgtaatattttattatgatcACATCGAGTAGAATAAACGTTTTTTTGTGGATTCCACCATTATATTAAACTgggaatattgaaaatatccaaCGATGTCGACGTTTGAAAACATGtccagataatttttttttaccctcTCTTTTTTCTTCGCCATTCCGACATCATTTCAGTAGATAACGTGTACCGTCAGCTGCGTTATCGTCTACgaaaattatattatttctgTGTGGTGAGATCGTGCTATAAGGTTTTGtccgattattattattaaatatttatattgcccatattattattatttaacaGGTGATTGTGCCTCTAGTTCGACGATAGGAGTGTTTttcgtattattattattatttttttttaactgcgGTGGCGTTTTAAAGTGTACAGGCTGAacaagaatctgtgaaattcgtTATCAAGATGGCGAAGACCGGGGGTTTCAGGAATCCAGAGAGGATTGGGATAGGGATTGCGGCCACGGCCGGCCTGGCTGCTTGTGCTGGTATCTTGAGCACGAGAAAGGCCCATCAGATGTGGTCAAGCATCAAGAGGGTTTCTTGGAGTGAGTTTAAAAGGATCAGGATAGAATCGGAGCCTTCTTGAAGACTCCTTATCGAAAATTGCTCGTATCTGTATTGAAAATATCTGTAATTTTTTTGCGTTGAGCGAGTCCCTACTTGTTGTCTAGAAGTAGACGGTGAAAAAGGGACTCCCTAGTAAAAATTTTCTCCAATAGCCAATTTGGTTATATCCAAAATGAAcgaaatactttcatttcaataATCACAAGAGTGCAGCATCAGGAATTTCTTGAGAAATGCACACGATACtagattttatgatattttatcACACCCAATTCACAAAGCTTCAAAATTCTGACTATTCTTCAAATTctgggtgtaaatgaatagaaTGTAAAGAATTACAGAGGTCACTCCTTGTCAAAAATGTTGTGTCATATGAACTAAAGAACcactctattttttttttttacaaggaATCACCTCTTGAGTTTTTAGGcaaaagtattttgaaatacacACCGTAAAATAATCATTATTTCGTGAAAAATGCAATGTTGATCCCAAATAGGCCCTTGAAGAAATATTATCCGAAAAAAATCATCCCTTCTGTCTAACACCAATAATTGTGGACTGTATCAAAGTGTGTTGTTTTATTCAGAGGATGAACATCTGATTGGTGGCATGGTGTACGAGGAGGTGATCATCGACCCCCCGGAGTTTTCCGATCCGGCAATTCTGGCAGTTAGGGACGGTCCCAAGTATCGTTACTCCAAGGATGAGCTGTTGGGTCTGAAGGAGGTGCCGCTATCTAAGAAGAAACCGGATTTTATCAACGCGGAGTGTGTGTGAGTATATATATCCCCCTCTCGTTCTCTCTCCGCCACTGTTACTCCCAGTCTTTCCCCCCTTACACTTTCCCTAACTCCTTTCTCTTCCTCTCAGTCTCTCCCTACTTTTTTCTCTCCTCTCACTCCCTTTTTACACCTTTTTTCTCTATTGCTATGTTTCTACACTCTTTTTTTCTCCTCTCACTCCCTGTAGCTTACCCTTTTTTTTATTACTCTCTGCCCCTCTATACTCCAATTTTCCCTCCTTTATCACTTTTTCTTTTATCTTCTCTCTCTGTCTCTCTACCTATTTTTCTTTCCTCCAACTCTATATTTATACCCTTTTCTCACTTCTCGCTACACCTTTTTATCCCTTATTCTCCCACTAACCGCTTTTCTCTGCTCTCACAATATCCTTACCCTCTTTTATCTAATCTAATTATCCCCCTTTTCTACCCTCTCCACTCTTTCTCTCCCTCTTCCCTTACTCTCACTCTCTCCATGTAACCCTTTTCTCTTATCTCACTGTCTCCCTACTCTTTTTCCTCTTCTTTATTAACTCTACCCCCTTTTCGCTCTCCTCCCATTCTCTATCTACCCCCTACTCTATTTCTCTTTTTCACAGTCTCTTTCTCTACCTTTTCTCTGCTCTCACCGTCTCTCTACCCCTTTTTCTCTTCCCCCACTGTTTCTGTACCCCTTCTTCTCTTCTCTCACTGTCTCTACCCCTTTTCCTCTTCTCTCACTGCCTCTCTACATCTTCTTCTCTTCTCTCCTTGTCTCTCTACACCTTTTTCTCTTCTACCACTGTCTTTCTACCCCTTTTTCTCTTCTCTCATTCTCTTAATACCTCCTTTCTCTCTTTTTACTCTCTATCTACCCCTTTTCTCTCCTGTTACTCTATCTACCTCTCTGTTTACAATCTATCTGACCCCTCTTCTCTCCTCTCATTCTTTACATACCCGTTTTCTCTCTTTTCGCCCTATGTTCTCTTATCAAATTTTCTCTAAACCCCTATTTCTCTCCTCTTACTATCTTTCACCACCTCTTTTTACTACCCTTCTTTCTCACCTCTTATTTTCTCTGTCCCTTTTCTTTCACagtcttttctctttcttttttcTGCTCTCAATGTCTCTCTACACCTTTTTCTCTTCTCTCACTGTCTCTACACCTTTTTCTCTTCTCTCACTGTCTCTCTACCCCTTTTTCTCGTCTCTCACTGTCTCTCTACCCCTTTTTCTCGTCTCTCACTGTCTCTCTACACCTTTTTCTCCTCTCGCACTGTCTCTCTACACCTTTTTCTCTTCTCTCACTGTCTCTACACCTTTTTTCTTCTCTTACTGTCTCTCTACACCCTTTTCTCTCCTCTCCTTGTCTCTCTACACCTTTTTCCCTTCTCTCACTTTTTCCCTACACCTTTTTCTCTTCTCTCACTTTCTCTCTACACCTTTTTCTCTTCTCTCACTGTCTCTCTACACCTTTTTCTCTCCTCTCACTGTCTCTCTACACCTTTTTCTCTTATTTCCTCCGTCTCTATTGTCGACGTATTTCAGACCGCCCAGCATCTGGGACCCGGAACGTTGGGGCGACGCCAAGAAATCGGCCACGCCCACCGACGCGCCGACCGGCGGCGTAGGCGGCGGCGGCAAGGGCGACGTCTCGCTGCAGCCGGACGGTAGGCGTGGCCGGCCCGGCGACCCGAGGGAACGCCTGCGCAAGGAGAACGACGGCATCGTGCTGAGTCCGCAACGGCGCAGCTTCAACACCGGCTGCTTCGTGCCGGTGCGCGAGCAACCGAACCACAACGGTCGGCCGAGGGCCCACAGTCCGATAGGGGGCGCTGGCGGCGCCAAGGGCGACAACGCCCACATCGGCCCGCGGGAGGTGCCGTCGAACTCCGGCGGCGTCGGCAGCAGGAGGATCGGCAGCGGCAGGATACTGAGGGATTCCTGGGATTTCAACGACAAGAACGACGGTGAGTCGCGTTTTTGCGCCATCTGGCGGATGTCGCGAGGGCTTTCGCTACTCGACGATAGATGGCGTTGCCTCTGGTTAACCTGATGATTGTTCGCAGGCGGAGACAACGATTATTACCGGAACCAGGACGATCGGCGGCCCTTCAGGAGGGATTTCGACATTTCGAGGGACAAGGACAAACAGCAGAGGAACAGCATGGGGCGATACGGCAACAGGCGGATATCCGGGGGTGAGAAAGACGAGGAACCAGAGTGGTGAGTATTATCACGGGTTTTTTCCCCCTCCGACAATGTTTCGAGCCTCGCGATCCATCCTCAGGTTCTCCGGCGGTCCCATGTCTCAGAACGACACGATCGAGCTGCGCGGCTTCGACGAGAGCGATAGGGGCGGCATGGGCGGCGGCAACAAGAAGAAGCTGAACTCGTCGCAGGCCAAGAGGGTGCGCGAGTGGGCCAAGAAGAAGGGCGGCGCGTCGGAGGATAAGCCCGAAGAGgatcagcagcagcagcagcacGCCGAGAACGGACAGAAGCCTCAGAATCAGCAGGCGGATACGAAGGGTGGCGAGTCTGAGACTAAGCAGGACGGAGGGGGTGCCGTCAACGGGCCTCGAAACGGTGagtttggatttttttttgtacgAGGGTAGTTTTGACGCCGTTTACTTTCAGACAACGTTGAGAAGAATCAGGATCAGGATCAGCAGAACGACAATGACAAGGAGAACCGCCAGGGTCACAATCCGCCCTCCACCACCGGGGGGATGGAAATCATCAACGAGAATTCGTTCATCTTCGACGATATCTTTAAGTGCGACACCTTTCCCGGACTTCTATCGGTAAGTTTCGGTCCTTGGAAGGAAAGCCTTCCTtcctgaaaaatcaaaggttgttcaataagatgcgccaaccagaactgataaaatggatactaaggatgacctcgcgaagtgaaatgacttgctatacggtatcgggatgtaattaattttattgctccagaaatgaaaagaaacacaaccagggcggatctattcgagacttttattcgctaccccaagggcttacgctccatgactgatagcgaagaaaaggtctattttgagcgcaactacagaatttcactgacgacgagcggtatttcttattctctacctcaagggcttacgcaccatgactgattgaaaagaagagatttcggtttCAACACTTTTCaagcgaacaggggggttgacagGATTTTCCCTTCAATACACCAAGGGCTTACGCAACATGAccgatagcgaagggaaaagtcagcctcgcgaaacagggtaaagtacggcaaaaaataacagaaagcgatacagtactgcagtgtcaaagaagtaaccggtgtaggtctaattaagaaactgaacggtaaagacggggacctacctcctccAGAAGGGAGAGATCAATTGGAGGTCCtctggagatttcagtggcttTGGAGTTATGGAAATTTGAGTTATAGGGGTCGAAATGAAGGGAAATCTTTAGAATGTGAAGGGGGGACTGAAAAAGTTCGAGCTGAAGGGTGGTTCGACTGTATTTCTTGTCGATTCAATTTTTCGTTGTGagatttgttgattttcttcCTGTGATATCTCAACTAGCGTGTTACTTTGAAATATTTCGCTGGCTATGCTGCGGAttcaagaaattagacaaaaatttaacAATCAACGACTGAAAGGAGCTAAAGCGGTACTAGAATCTAAACATTCAAACCCCAAACCTCTTTGACCTAAACGGCCATCTGAAATCTAACATATTTCttcaaattgatatttcaacAGGCTCAGGGGCCTAGTAACACAtctgaaacacagatggcgctcgcGCAACTTTCGTCGCTTAGTTCCCCTTGTCAGATGGAACTTCGTGTCCTCCCCTGATGGCTCGGTTGGTTAGAGCCCTCAATTTTCCCCGATTATCATTATTTTAATTTCAGAACGGCGTCGAAGGCACGGCGGACAACAACACCAAGTCCAAGTTCAGCCGCTGGTTCAAGCGCGAATCGCCCGACAAGACGGAGAGCCGCAGGTCGTCCATGCAGGAGGAGCACCTGCTCAAGAACCTGCTGAACGACATCAACGAGCCGAACGCGTCGGCCGCGGCCGGCGGCAACGTGGCCGTCAACATACCGCAACTCGGCAGTTCCGAGTCTTACTTCGCGCCCATATCGCCGGCGGCCGTGAACGCGGTCGCGGGCGAACCGGGCAACCCCAAACCGGCCTCGGGGCAGGTCAACATCGCCGACATGTTCCAGAGGGGCAAGCAGGCGTTCGGCGGGCCCAAGGCGGCGCAGCAGCAGAGCGACATGCTGAACAACATCAAGACTCGTGAGTAACGGAAGTTGTCAGACTGTCACCTAACTCCCTAACTCCTCCTAACGCCGAATTCCtaaaaaaccttaaaaaaaataCATCCGGCAACGTGGCACAGTGCCTACAACATGAACCGTTGGAAATTACCCGGTTTTGTGCAGGTGGTCGCTGTTGGCACGACTTATCCGCCGTTTTCGACGTCAGCTGACTTTACAGCtgtaatttttcgtttttcagaGTTCCCAGGTAAAGTGCTGAGTCTGAACGAGCTTGAATCGAACATCAGGAAGGGATTGGACATTTCCGCCGGTCAGAATCAGAACAAACACATGATCAAGAAGGACGACGACATGGCCGCTTTCAAGAGACTGGTGAGTGATCGAAAGGACcgagttttttcttttttttagggatttttttttcttcaaactttTCCTTTTCAGTTGGCACAAGTTTCCGGAGGACAGGTCGTGCCTGCCAACGGCTCCAATCATCAGAAGATGCCCGCGATGAGCTTGATGGAGGTGAGTTTTTATTCTTTGTTGGTTTTCTCCCCCAGCGTCTTAAACACAAAGAATAAAAGTGGAGATTTCTGAGTTTTTCATCGTTATATACATACATCATTCCAGAATAGGTTTTGAACAACGAAAAAGTGTTTTAATTGCGTAAAATACACTGCTTGACCATTGATAGGGATCACTGACTtctattcaatttatttcaggaattttttcttcaatatatttattTCGATCGAATATCAGGGGATGTTCAGTTAATATTCTTGTTTCTTCAGGAAAAAATAAGGAGTTTCGTTAAAAACAAACTTTTAATTGAAAATAGTGAAATTCAAGGTTTAAATAACAGAAACAGCCCGAAAAGgtgattttataaaaaaaatgtggaTCTACGGGCTCACTAATTGGTATTCTATAatggtaataataataaaatacagtaTTTCCTCGAAGAACACGTGTATGCTCCAGGTAACTTAAAAAAAAGCCACTAataaagggaaactcctacttGAACCCTATAAATTGTCGGGCAGcgtacatattttcattttaacgaGTAATATATCGTGTACGTCGAGTCCCTGACTCACCTCATCCCCCAGATGCTGTCCCATTCGCAGCAGCAGGACGAGGCGCAGGCGCGGCTCAACTCGCAGAAGCCGCAGCACCTGATGGGCGGCCCAGCCAGCCCCAAGACCCCCGCCATGAACCCCCTGCACAGCGAGTTCCTGCTCAAGATGCAGCAGGCCCAGCAGGAGCAGCAGGCGCACCTACAGCGTCACCAGCAGCAGCAACAGCAGCAGCAGCAGGccaacatgctgaacaagcTGATGGGTCTGCACGCCGCGGCCCCGCACCTCAGGTCGTCGCCGCTCCAGGAGCTCGCGCAGCAGCAGAGCAAGGAGCTGCTCAGCCGACCCGAGGCGCAGGCCATACTGCAAGGTGAGTTTCCTCTCCCTCTCTTCGATTTTTCAGGGATATTCTGTCGATCTTGGTGGGGAGTAGCAGATACAGGATGACCCACGATAATAACGAGTGTTTTTTCCTTTGTTAATCCTTGTTCTATACTTTTGGTAATGGGACGAGTTACTAGGTAACCAATAGACAGCATAATCCATCCATATGTTTCGCATACAGGCATGAAAAGAGGCGACATAACCCCCCAGCACATCTACCAGCAGCTGGCCAATCCGGCCCTCCAACCTAGGCACCGGGAGATGCTCAGCGCCATCCTGAGGATCCAGAGGCTGGGGCCCAGTCCCAGGGTGCTCAGCCCCGCGCCCCCCGCCCATCACATGTTCCCGCaacagcagcagcagcagcagtTGAGGGTGTCCCCGCTGCCCAACGGTGAGTGGACCACCCGGCCACGGTGGTCCATGTAGTAGTGCACGCTTGCCAAGGTTGCTTTCGCTTCGTTTTGGCCCCCCGGGCCCGCTTTAAGTAGTCCATCCTAACCGTTTTTCCCCCCGCCCACTAACAAAGCCTCCATATACCGCACCGTCCTTCACATCCCTTAGATCCAGCTTGATGCAGTGTGTTAGGGTTGTTTTTTATCTAACTAGACGACGTTTGTTGTTGTTTCATGCAGCCTATTGCGTGTCGCCCATAATGGCGAACAGTCCCAACACGCTAACGGTGCCTGGTGAGTGAAATTTTGGTGATGGTCGATTTTCAAACGTTTTGGGTGGGTATCCACCGTTTGGTGAACTCGATACCCCTTCCCCCACTCCGATTGGAGTTGTAAACCTTCGATTGGGCCTAAATTTCTTCAATAAGTCATTGTGGTCATTTGAACTACCCATAAAGTTTCACGAATTCTGTGGTGTTCGGTCAAAACGATTCTCTGGTCATCAGTGGGAACAAAATCGAAATAATCCAGATTTAAATGCTGCCCTGCCAAAAAAGTATCGAGTTACGCAACCTCCATCCTTAAGACGGGTGTTGTCACGCTTCTTATAGTTCGATCTCGCTACTTTTCTGGCGGTAGAGGTAAGGGATCTAATTGAGCTGGGTCTGCAGCGATGCACCAACGCATACCCTCGCCGAGGGAGCTCCAGGTGCACACGCAGACCATACTGCAGAGGGCGCTGATCAAGAAGAGGCTCGAGGAGCAGCAGGTCAACTTCCGCAAGAAGCAGGAGATGCAGCAGATGCCCAACCACGGTTCGTCCAACAAGAACGTGTCCTCGCCCACTCCGTTGGCGTTCACGCCCACCTCGGTCCTGCGCAAAATGACGGCCGACAAGGAGGACGGTAAGTTTGGTGTGAGGGTGGTTGGTGGTGATGGTGGCTTTGTTCCGGGGGTTTTTTAAATCGATTTAAGGATGTTTTATTTGAGTTTCGATGTGGATTTGGTATGTTCGTTTATTTGCTACTAATTTAATGAAGAAACGTAGAGTTTCGACGCGAGTACGAGAGTAGATACGCGATATTTTGGCGGCATCTGTTAGAGACTGAAGAAACTTGTTCCGTAGGGAATAAGGAGGGCAAGAACGTAGAGGCTAACAAGTTCCAGCAAGGCAGGGCCGTCATAGGGGCCAGGATGCAGCAGCAGCAGCCGCAACAGCAGCAGAACAATCAGTGGAACAGTCAGTATCACTCTAAACAACGTAAGTTAACGACGTGGACCTTCAGTTAGCGTAGTTCGGCAAGAATCGCGAGAATTTGAGTCggttattttcagtttttaggAGCAAGGGTCGGTTTAACCTTATGTGCATGCGATTTGTTTTGGTTATTGTCTGGAATTTAAAGGGGTTCAGGGGTTTGTGGGACTAATAATGaaaacccacactattttttgataaaCTATCACCCCTTTGTAACTGTTTATTCATTAACACCGAGTAAAAGTAACTTCCCGTTTTAttttacatgttgaaaagttcgTTTGTCAGCCTCAGCGTTGTAAGACTGACTTGGTGGGTGGTTTTGTTTTGCacgtgttgttttttttttatgatattcgATTAATAATTTTGAATCGCGCCTTTCAGCCGGCCGTCCAATAGTAAAGGCCAACGTCGGCTATCAGAGCACAGGCGCTGAACAATTCTTCAACGCCCAACAGCAACAGTTCATGTTCAATCAGCAGCAGTCGCGACAGCAACAGCAGGCCATCGCCGGCCAGCAGCAAGTCGGTGGACAGTTCGGTCAACACCAGAAGTCCTCCCAGTCGAACACTGGTAAGTCTCGAAGTAAACCGCGTCTTTGTTCAATGTCTCGGGATCAAATTCCTGTTGTAGCTAGTCT includes:
- the LOC123319948 gene encoding proteasome subunit alpha type-2 → MATERYSFSLTTFSPSGKLVQIEYALAAVAAGAPSVGIKASNGVVIATENKHKSILYEEHSVHKVEMITDHIGMVYSGMGPDYRLLVKEARKMATQYFLVYREPIPTVQLVQRVAAVMQEYTQSGGVRPFGVSLLICGWDNNRPYLFQCDPSGAYFAWKATAMGKNYINGKTFLEKRFSEDLELDDAVHTAILTLKESFEGQLTADNIEVGICDQTGFRRLEPSHVKDYLANIP